The Rhodocytophaga rosea genome has a segment encoding these proteins:
- a CDS encoding SusC/RagA family TonB-linked outer membrane protein, with the protein MREYHTHVRYVPIVLFKVGMLMLITFLPSAGIAQLSNLSMANSQEISKHTGLPGQVHLPATDKTSITPVEIAVSGKVTDSQSGEGLPGVNVLVKGTNTGSVTNAEGEYSITAPDANGTLVFSYIGYASQEVAINNRTTVNIAMAADIKSLNEVVVTALGIKREAKKLGYAIATVNADQINVNRTPNVMSSLQGKMAGVNISTMATGPAGSSKIRIRGQSSFSGQNNPLIVINGVPVDNSNYALGGNFGNRAANSSDGGDGLSSINPDDIESMTVLKGATAAALYGSRAKDGVVMITTKNKGSGKGLGLEYNANYTTETPLDFTDFQYEYGQGEGGVRPTAPNPTSGVWSFGEKFEPGMTQILFDGEEWPYEPVRNRVRKFYNVGTNFTNTVTVSNGGDSGGFSLSFANTDNKSIVPNSNFNRKTINLGFTQTIAGKLTAMGNINYSNEKNRNPAQLNTQDFATPTVVYTLANSMPFEALEQNQTLPNGDEFVFSRFLVRNNPYYSVNNHFENIKRDRLFGNIALKYQFAKWLYLQGRIAQDYYARNQDYNIPNGYAPIARAPLGFVNGSYTQDVRQFREINNDFILGINQSFGDFGLDVTLGGNQRYVRMEYNSVTVQDFVQPRLYTVMNGRVKNPFYSLSERKVNSLYGAAEISFREYLYLNVTARNDWFSTLAPANRSILYPSVTGSFVFSQAFANLPNWLSFGKIRAAYAQVGDDNVDPYSNTLYYSVNNNLFPTPQGQPVSVGGINASSIPNKNLRPLRVSEAEVGIEAKFFNDAIGVDLTYYRKITEDQILAAQVSDASSFTSRLINVGRSMNKGIELLLTATPVRTNAFRWDVSFNASYNTSKVLQLGLTPGDTMITVGGSGGSTLRQVVGKPIGQLFVFGYLRDEQGRQVFDKNSGRPLRNPTPINVGSALPRYFGGISNTFTFKGIILSTLIDFKLGHKMIAGSNMNYLRHGLHKRTLVGRAEGYVIGEGVNPDGEVNTTRSPVQPFYETPNVLGIYEDFVFNAGFWKLRQITLGYDFTRLLPQNFFVKGIRLSAVANNVAVLKKWTENMDPEQVNSASDNATGLDFWPSLPPTRSIGFNLNVKF; encoded by the coding sequence ATGCGAGAATACCATACCCATGTTCGTTACGTTCCCATAGTTCTTTTTAAGGTGGGAATGTTGATGTTAATTACTTTCCTGCCTTCGGCTGGGATAGCTCAACTCAGCAATCTTTCCATGGCAAACAGTCAAGAGATAAGTAAACATACAGGTCTTCCAGGCCAGGTACATCTACCTGCCACTGATAAAACTTCTATTACCCCGGTAGAAATAGCGGTGAGCGGAAAGGTGACAGATTCGCAAAGCGGAGAAGGATTACCGGGCGTAAATGTGCTCGTAAAAGGAACAAATACAGGTTCTGTTACGAATGCAGAGGGGGAATATAGTATTACAGCGCCAGATGCCAATGGTACACTGGTCTTTTCCTACATAGGTTATGCCAGCCAGGAGGTGGCTATTAACAACCGGACAACTGTGAATATAGCCATGGCTGCCGATATTAAGTCGCTGAACGAAGTAGTAGTAACGGCTCTGGGAATTAAGCGGGAAGCAAAAAAATTAGGTTATGCCATTGCTACTGTAAATGCAGATCAGATCAATGTAAACCGCACCCCCAATGTAATGAGCTCCCTGCAAGGGAAAATGGCTGGTGTGAATATTTCTACTATGGCTACTGGCCCGGCAGGTAGTAGTAAAATCCGTATCCGGGGACAGTCATCTTTTAGCGGGCAGAATAATCCACTCATTGTAATAAATGGCGTGCCGGTAGATAATTCTAATTATGCCTTAGGCGGAAACTTCGGAAACCGGGCTGCTAACAGTTCCGATGGGGGAGATGGTCTTTCCAGCATTAATCCAGATGATATAGAGTCCATGACAGTGCTGAAGGGAGCTACCGCAGCGGCATTATATGGCTCAAGAGCGAAAGATGGCGTAGTGATGATCACTACCAAAAACAAAGGTTCTGGCAAAGGACTGGGTTTAGAGTATAATGCCAATTATACGACAGAAACACCCTTAGATTTTACAGATTTTCAATACGAGTACGGCCAGGGGGAAGGAGGGGTACGGCCAACCGCTCCGAATCCTACTTCAGGTGTATGGAGTTTCGGAGAAAAATTTGAGCCAGGTATGACACAAATCCTGTTCGATGGAGAAGAATGGCCTTATGAGCCAGTGCGGAACCGGGTACGGAAATTCTATAACGTTGGTACCAATTTTACCAATACGGTTACGGTGTCGAATGGCGGTGACAGTGGCGGGTTTAGTCTTTCGTTTGCTAATACAGATAATAAAAGCATTGTACCCAATTCAAATTTCAACAGAAAAACGATCAACTTAGGTTTTACCCAGACGATAGCTGGCAAACTAACCGCCATGGGTAATATCAATTATTCCAATGAAAAAAACCGCAATCCTGCTCAGCTCAACACCCAGGACTTTGCTACGCCAACTGTAGTATATACCCTGGCTAATTCTATGCCTTTTGAGGCGCTGGAACAAAACCAGACCTTGCCTAATGGCGACGAATTTGTATTCTCCAGATTTCTGGTACGGAACAATCCCTATTACTCTGTAAACAATCATTTTGAAAATATCAAACGGGACAGGCTTTTCGGAAATATTGCCTTGAAATACCAGTTTGCCAAATGGTTGTATTTGCAGGGCCGGATTGCCCAGGATTATTATGCCCGGAACCAGGATTATAATATACCCAATGGTTATGCGCCTATTGCCAGAGCTCCCCTGGGTTTTGTAAATGGTTCCTATACCCAGGATGTACGGCAGTTCAGGGAGATCAATAATGATTTTATCTTAGGCATTAACCAGAGTTTCGGTGATTTTGGCCTGGATGTAACGCTGGGAGGCAATCAGCGCTATGTACGCATGGAATACAATAGTGTAACGGTGCAGGATTTTGTTCAGCCCAGGTTATATACCGTCATGAATGGACGGGTAAAAAATCCGTTCTACAGCTTATCTGAAAGAAAAGTAAATTCCTTATATGGCGCCGCCGAAATCTCATTCAGGGAATACCTGTATTTAAATGTAACTGCCCGTAACGACTGGTTTTCTACCCTGGCTCCAGCTAACCGGAGTATACTCTATCCATCTGTTACCGGAAGCTTTGTGTTTTCACAGGCATTTGCAAACCTGCCTAACTGGCTTTCGTTTGGAAAAATAAGAGCCGCTTATGCACAGGTAGGCGACGACAATGTAGATCCCTATTCAAACACGTTATATTACAGTGTCAACAATAACCTTTTCCCAACACCCCAGGGTCAGCCTGTTTCGGTGGGTGGGATCAATGCCAGTTCTATTCCGAACAAAAACCTGCGACCCTTACGCGTATCAGAAGCAGAGGTAGGTATTGAAGCCAAGTTTTTTAACGATGCCATTGGCGTAGATTTAACCTATTACCGGAAAATAACAGAAGATCAGATTTTGGCTGCCCAGGTTTCAGATGCATCTTCATTTACCAGCCGTTTAATTAATGTAGGACGCAGTATGAATAAGGGAATTGAATTACTGTTAACCGCTACGCCGGTTCGTACAAATGCCTTCAGATGGGATGTTAGTTTTAATGCTTCGTATAATACCTCAAAAGTTCTGCAATTGGGACTAACGCCCGGCGATACCATGATTACGGTAGGCGGTTCAGGAGGAAGTACTTTACGGCAGGTAGTGGGCAAACCCATTGGGCAGCTATTTGTTTTTGGTTACTTACGGGATGAACAAGGCCGTCAGGTATTTGATAAAAACAGCGGCCGGCCTTTGCGGAATCCTACCCCTATTAATGTAGGAAGCGCCTTGCCCAGGTATTTTGGCGGTATTTCCAATACATTCACTTTTAAAGGAATCATTTTATCTACCTTAATTGACTTCAAGCTGGGCCATAAGATGATTGCCGGTTCTAATATGAATTATTTACGCCACGGTTTACATAAACGGACGCTGGTAGGACGGGCAGAAGGATATGTAATTGGTGAGGGTGTAAATCCGGATGGGGAAGTAAATACCACCAGATCACCGGTTCAGCCTTTCTATGAAACGCCTAATGTGCTGGGTATCTACGAAGATTTTGTGTTCAATGCCGGTTTCTGGAAGTTGCGTCAGATTACCTTAGGATACGACTTTACTAGGCTGCTTCCTCAAAACTTTTTTGTAAAAGGAATACGCTTAAGTGCAGTAGCCAACAATGTTGCGGTGTTAAAGAAGTGGACGGAAAATATGGACCCTGAGCAGGTAAACAGTGCTTCTGATAATGCCACCGGACTGGATTTCTGGCCAAGCCTTCCACCCACCAGAAGTATCGGATTTAACCTGAATGTGAAGTTTTAA
- a CDS encoding LytR/AlgR family response regulator transcription factor, with product MIKSIIIDDEDHCRATLFMQLTRYCPEVTVVAECGSAAEGLKAIVAHSPDLVFLDVEMPHMNGFEMLEQLPAIFFEIIFTTGYDAYAIKAIRFSALDYLLKPIDKDDLRKSIAKISREKENLMAQQLTILFQKLKNQLLLQKIALPTFQGFEVVPLDTIIRCEADNNYTNVFLKNNKKLLVSRTLKEIDELLEGQPFLRIHQSHIVNLNEIVRYIRGEGGYVVMSDESSVSVSRSRKEELFKIFS from the coding sequence ATGATAAAATCGATTATTATTGACGACGAAGACCATTGCCGGGCTACTCTATTTATGCAACTAACCAGGTATTGTCCGGAGGTAACTGTAGTGGCTGAATGTGGATCAGCGGCAGAAGGCTTAAAGGCAATTGTAGCGCATTCACCAGACCTGGTTTTTCTGGATGTGGAAATGCCTCATATGAATGGATTTGAAATGCTGGAGCAACTTCCGGCTATCTTTTTCGAGATCATATTTACCACCGGCTATGATGCCTATGCGATTAAAGCGATCCGTTTTAGTGCCCTGGATTATTTACTCAAACCCATTGATAAAGATGATCTACGGAAGTCCATTGCCAAAATAAGCCGGGAAAAGGAAAACCTGATGGCGCAACAGCTCACTATTCTGTTTCAGAAACTAAAGAACCAGCTTCTCTTACAAAAAATAGCTTTACCTACATTTCAGGGATTTGAAGTCGTGCCCTTAGATACAATCATCCGGTGTGAAGCAGATAATAATTATACCAATGTGTTTTTGAAGAATAATAAAAAGCTTCTGGTTTCCCGTACGCTGAAGGAAATAGATGAATTACTGGAAGGACAGCCATTCCTTCGCATCCACCAATCGCATATTGTAAACCTGAATGAAATAGTCCGCTACATACGGGGCGAAGGAGGATATGTGGTCATGAGTGATGAATCTTCAGTAAGTGTTTCCCGCAGCCGGAAAGAAGAGCTGTTTAAAATATTTAGCTAA